The Rheinheimera mangrovi genome contains the following window.
GATGATGCAAAGCCAGATGAATAGTGGCTTCAGACTGCTGATCCGCTACTGTCCAACTGCGCTGGCCATAAGCACTTAACTCAACCGGGCTGTCCATCAGATACTGCAAGTCTGGCGCAATGTAGCTGCCATCCGCTTGCAACTGCAGCTGAGTTGCTACTTTCCAGCGAGCGTCGGGTAACTCAAAACGTAACGAAGCGCTTTGTTGTGCATAATCCGGAGCAAACAATAAAGTGGCAGGCATATTTAAATGGGCATGAGTGCGATCTATCTGGTTATAAGTACCGTCGCCCCAATCACCGTACAGACGATAACTCACAATCACAGTGCCATTGTGTTGCCCGACCGACCACTGGCTTGGACTGATGCGCAGCATAGATAAGCTTTTGCCTGTACTGTCAGTGGCTTTTAAATCATAGATATTTTTAGCAAAAGCATGAGGGGCGTAACGGCCAGGGGAAGCACTGCTCATACTCAGCAACAAATTAGCAGAGCTGACACCATCAAATCGGGCCTGAATAGCGGCTTCATGGTGCGCGGCATTATTAAAAGACAACTGATAACTTACCGCAGCTTGAACCGGATTATCTGCCGCCAGCAGGCTGAAACTAACCAAAGTAAAAGAAGACAAGGCAAAAAACAGGCGCACTACAATATCCTTTCTTAAAGTGTATCGCTCTACCATAGAGCAATTGATGGCACACTCCAATCTGCATCTTTGCACTTCATCGCAAAAACAAAGCCATGTACAGAATTTCGTCCATAAAGATCGATAAAGCTGTGGTGCAGAGCTTGTGGCTGTTGAATAATACAGCCTGATACAGCACAGAAGGAGCAATCAGGTGGTTCAGGCAGTTATTTTTGATATGGATGGGGTGCTGATTGATTCTGAACCTTATTGGGCTGAAGCCGAGCAGCATGTGTTTCGTCAGTTAGGTGTCACACTAGATCCTGCTATAACCTCACAAACCAGCGGTATGACCACCCGCTCTGTCACAGAATTGTGGTTTAAGCATTCACCATGGCAGGGTTTTACCATTGAACAAGCCGAACAGGCTGTGATTGATTACGTGGCGGTTGCAGTAATGGAACGTGGTGTCGTGAAAAAAGGTGTAGTGGAGCTGTTGCAGCAACTGCAAAGCTGGCAAATTCCAGTGGCACTAGCCACCAATTCACCAGGCTCACTGATGAATACTGTGCTGGATAAACTACAAATCCGCCCTTATTTTCAGGCGCTTTGCTCTATTGAGTTGGTTACACAAGGCAAACCCAAGCCAGAAATTTACCATTTAGCTGCCAGCAAGTTAGGTGTGGCTTCAGAACATTGTCTGGTATTTGAAGACTCAGTCACAGGTTTAACAGCAGCCAAAGCAGCAGGTATGAAAGTAGTTGCATTACCTGCTGAACATCACTGGCACAGAGCTGAATACGATCAGGCCGAAAGCCGTTTAAAGTGTTTTAGCGACATAGAAGCAGCGCATTTTCAGAGCTGGGGATTTGAGCAGAAGTAATTGGATTCAGGCTCCATCCTACTGAATGACAGAAAACAAAAAGCCCGTCACAAGGACGGGCTTTTTGTTTTTTATGGTGCCCAGAGGCGGAATCGAACCACCGACACGCGGATTTTCAATCCGCTGCTCTACCGACTGAGCTATCTGGGCGTAACGTGAATGGTGCCGCTTATCCGAGTCGAACGGATGACCTACTGATTACAAGTCAGTTGCTCTACCAACTGAGCTAAAGCGGCAACCTAAACTGGGTGACAGGATTACAAAGCAACCACATCACAAAATTTGTGGTGCCCAGAGGCGGAATCGAACCACCGACACGCGGATTTTCAATCCGCTGCTCTACCGACTGAGCTATCTGGGCAACGGGGGGTATTAAACGGATTTCGGCGATCCAAGTCAACTTATTTTTTAGTTGCTTGAATCGTTAGCTTAATACTTGAACAAAGCGGACATTTTTTAAGAGTTTTGTCCGCCTTTTTCCATCAATTTGCCGATGTATCCAAAGGCGCAAAAGATTTGACTAACTGATCCAATTCTTTCATTTGCTGCAGGTACGCTTCCAGTTTATTCAGTGGCAAAGCACAAGGACCGTCACATTTGGCTTCATTTGGATTCGGATGTGCTTCGATAAATAAACCAGCTAAACCTAAAGCCATACCAGAACGGGCTAATTGAGCCGCCTGAGCACGACGGCCATCAGCAGAATCAGCACGGCCCCCCGGACGCTGTAACGCATGAGTAGCATCAAAAATCACCGGAGCGTATTGCTTCATATCGTCCATGCCCAGCATGTCGACCACCAGATTGTTATAGCCAAAGCTGGAGCCACGTTCACAAAGGATAACTTTATCGTTACCCGCTTCCTGAAACTTGGTGATGATATGACGCATTTCGTGCGGTGCTAAAAACTGTGGTTTTTTCACGTTAATCACAGCACCGGTTTGCGCCATAGCTATGACTAAATCAGTTTGACGAGCTAAAAAAGCCGGCAACTGAATTACATCCACCACTTCAGCCACAATAGCGGCCTGATAAGGTTCATGCACGTCAGTGATCAGCGGTACGTTAAAGGTTTTTTTAATTTCTTCAAAAATCTTTAAACCTTCTTCCATGCCTGGGCCACGGTACGAATGCACAGAAGAACGGTTGGCTTTGTCAAAAGAGGCTTTAAAAACATAAGGAATGCCCAGCTTTTCTGTGACTTTGACGTAGTATTCCGCCACTTGCATGGCTAAATCACGCGACTCTAAAACGTTCATGCCACCAAAAAGCACAAAAGGTTTGTTATTGGCGACTTCAATAGCGCCAACCTGAATAGTATGTTGGTTTGTCACTTTCAATTCCTCAGACAAAATACCGTTGCTTGTGCTAATACCCAAAGTAATTGAAGTTGCAGGGCGGCGACAAGCGAGTGAGCCCCCAGGAGCATAGTTGTCCTATGTGACTGGGCCGAGCACGCGCCGTCAACAAAGCTGCGGCTTCAAGTAAGAAGGGTATGATACCTCTAATGCAGCCACTGTGGGTAGGACGACAGCTGGCGGATTTGTTGTTTCATATGATCATTCGAAGGGTCATCCGGTTTTTGATCAACAAAATACTGATAATCGCTGATCGCTAAAGACCAATGATCCAACAGCTCAGACAATAACCCCCGCTCGCGATGTAAATAAGGATCCCCTGGCTTTTGGTCCAGTAAATGCTGCACCACTGCCATCGCCTGTTCACGTTTACCCAATGCCAGCAACAGCTGCTTTTGCAGTTGCCAAAGCCCTGCACAGAAAGCAGAAAAATCCACAGTTTGTGTTGCCAGTTCCTGAGTGATACTCAACGCCAAGCCATTTTCAGGACTCAACAAACATTGCCAGGCGCCGGTGTGTGGGTCTACCCATACTTTCTCAGATTTAGATAAATGCACCTGTACTAAATATTCGCCTTTATAGCGCACTATATCGCTCTCAAAACCCGCTTGTTGCAGCCAGCATAGCAGCAGCAATACCAGCACTAAAGGGTCGGCTTCACGCTGACTAATGGCGTAACTTAGTAAGGTGGGCTGATGCATCTCTTCAATCAGCAAAGGTTTGATAGGTGGGGTAAAAAAGGCATCCTGATAGAAGTTCTCCACATGACGGGCCAGAGCATTCATAGTCGGCATTTTTTCAGCGCTGGCCGGAGCCATAGCCAACCAGCATTCTCTTGCCTGCTGAATTTGTCCGGCATCAATCCACTGCTGTTCTATCTCTAACAACAACTCAAGCAGGGCCAAACCCTGCTGCTTTAACTCATATTTCATGTACTACCCAATACAACAAAAAAGGACATCACAAAAAAGAGTCTCTCAATTAACCCAAAAACAGTGGGGTTTTAGTAACAGCTATTTTAGCGACCAGCGCCAGCCAGCTTAAAGCACCAACAAAGCCCACCCAACGCATCAGTAAAGTGCGGCCTTTTAACGCCATCATCGCCAGACCAATATAAGCAAATAAACCAAAGAGTTTTTCTGTCAGCCATGGTGCTTGAAACGGGTATTGCTGAATAGTCAGCATCAGGCCAATAGCTGTTAACAATAAAAAGGTATCCACTACATGGGGCGCAATTTTAAAGAACTTTTTTTGCAGTAAAGCCGGTGCTCTCAAACTCAATAAAAACCGTACCGCCAGAAAAGACACGCTGAGCGCAATAAACAGCATATGCGAATGTTTTAATGCCATATTCATAAGAAATAGTCCTTAAAGATATTTAACGTCTGCAGAATAACAAAGCCACCCGCAGGTGGCCTGAATCACCGATGAGTAAAACTCATTCTTCGTCTGGGTATTTTTGCAGTATTGCTTCCAGTTTGTCGACCCGGGTTTTAAAGATTTCGACCAGTTTAGGGTCAAAATGTTTGCCTGACTCACTGCTGATCTTCTCCAGCACCTGCTCCAGAGTCCAGGCCGATTTATAACAGCGTCTGTGCCTTAATGCATCATAAACATCAGCTAAAGCAGCAATACGCCCATAAATATGAATTTCTTCGCCTTTTTTACCACTGGGGTAACCTGAACCGTCCCATTTTTCATGGTGATCCTGCGCTATCACTGCGCCAGCCTGAATAATAGTGCGTTTGGAGTTCTTTAAAATTTCATAGCCTATGCTGGCATGAGTTTTCATCACTTCCCACTCCTGACCATGCAGCTTCATAGGTTTATTTAAAATGCCATCAGGAATGCCGACTTTACCTACATCGTGCAAAGGCGAAGCAAACATAAGCTTTTCAGCTTCTTCTTCTGGTAAACCATAAGCTTTGGCCAGATCGTAACAAATAAAAGCCACCCGCTTGACATGATTACCTGTTTCGATAGACCTGTGCTCAACAGCTTCACTTAAGCGATAGACAATTTCGCGTTGAGTATCTTCAATTTCGCTTTGTAGCTGCACATTTTCATAGGCAATTTGTACATTTTGTGAAAAGAGTTCAATTAAGCGCTTTTGTGTGTCTGTTATCTGATTTGGCAAACCAGACACATACAATAAAGAACCTGAGGTAAATTTACTGGTGCAGTACGCCACCAGGTAATTGTCGCGATACACAATGCTGCGGCTGTTCAGCGCCTGATGAAAGGCGTCCAGTAAAGCCGGTTCCAGCACATCACTGATGTGTTTACCTTCTTGTTTTTCAAACTGACCTAAACCAGCAAACACCACCAAACGTTCAGGGTCTGCGTCTTCATTAATATTGCCAGCTACTAACGATGAGGTCACCAGCAAGGCATTGTCGTTACAGCCTAAAATAGAAGTTAATTGCTGCAAGACACCATCAATAAACTGCTCCATCGAATGAGCTGAAAACAAATCAGCAGAGGCGGTAATAATTTTCTCAAGGCCCTGACGGCTGTGGTCAATAGCCAGAATATCGCGGTAAGAACGTAAGCTAGACATCACCACAGTAAAGAGCTTTTGTGCCGTCAGCTCAGTTTTAGATTTGTAGTCGTTGATATCGTAATTAACGATCACCTGCCGTTCAGGCGCCTGGCCCGGCTGGCCGGTACGTAAAATAATGCGCACATAATGATTATGCAGATCTTCGCGGATATAACGGGCCACCAGCAAACCAGCATCATCGGTTTCCATCACCACGTCCAAGAGTACGATGGCAGCATCCGTATGCTTAGCCAGCATTTCTTTGGCCTCGCGGCCTGAGTAGGCGCTGATAAATTCAAGGTGTTTACCCTGAAAAGAAAAGTCACTTAATGCCAGTTTAGTAACAGCATGAACCTCTGGCTCATCGTCCACTATAAGTACTTTCCAACTGCCACGGGAAATCTGTACAACTTCCTCGGGTTCCTCAGCAAATAAAAAATCATTTGCCATACCGCACTCCTTTAGCTTGTTGCGTTTTTATCGCTTTGTGTTTATTTATATGCGCTAAACAGGGATGGGTCAAAGCAAAGTCGTTGAAAATATAAATATTTTATAATCTTCTTCTTTGAAGATGCCGCTTTGTTGACTGAGCTATGTATTCTAATAAGCATAGCCACAATTCAAACACCACGTAATGAAAGGTGTTTCAGGCTATGGTACTTCAATGCCAGCTGCAAACAATGTTTTAGCGGTCCGCCATTCACTTCAGCAGTTAATGGCAAAACAATAGCCCTATTACCCTCATAGTCAAATTCCTGCCGGTATATTTCCCTGAAGGTTTCAACCAAGCTGGTCTGGCAATGAAAATAGACCTTAATAACATCAGGATCTTTTGGCTTCCAGTCGATTCGAATCGAGCTACCACCTTTGACCAGATAACTGACTTGCCCCCATTTTTGACTTTCCTCCACTGCGCCTAACGCATTTTCCTCTGCAACAGCAAGGATAAGTCGGCGTACCTCTTCAAGCTGCTTTTGTGCCGCTAACGGATAGCTGGAGAATTTAGCACGGATGTCAGGTGTCATTTCGCGCTCAAATGAGTAAGGGGGCATCAAGCTTAATCAAGAG
Protein-coding sequences here:
- a CDS encoding SirB2 family protein, with the protein product MNMALKHSHMLFIALSVSFLAVRFLLSLRAPALLQKKFFKIAPHVVDTFLLLTAIGLMLTIQQYPFQAPWLTEKLFGLFAYIGLAMMALKGRTLLMRWVGFVGALSWLALVAKIAVTKTPLFLG
- the hxpB gene encoding hexitol phosphatase HxpB; the protein is MVQAVIFDMDGVLIDSEPYWAEAEQHVFRQLGVTLDPAITSQTSGMTTRSVTELWFKHSPWQGFTIEQAEQAVIDYVAVAVMERGVVKKGVVELLQQLQSWQIPVALATNSPGSLMNTVLDKLQIRPYFQALCSIELVTQGKPKPEIYHLAASKLGVASEHCLVFEDSVTGLTAAKAAGMKVVALPAEHHWHRAEYDQAESRLKCFSDIEAAHFQSWGFEQK
- the kdsA gene encoding 3-deoxy-8-phosphooctulonate synthase, with amino-acid sequence MTNQHTIQVGAIEVANNKPFVLFGGMNVLESRDLAMQVAEYYVKVTEKLGIPYVFKASFDKANRSSVHSYRGPGMEEGLKIFEEIKKTFNVPLITDVHEPYQAAIVAEVVDVIQLPAFLARQTDLVIAMAQTGAVINVKKPQFLAPHEMRHIITKFQEAGNDKVILCERGSSFGYNNLVVDMLGMDDMKQYAPVIFDATHALQRPGGRADSADGRRAQAAQLARSGMALGLAGLFIEAHPNPNEAKCDGPCALPLNKLEAYLQQMKELDQLVKSFAPLDTSAN
- a CDS encoding tetratricopeptide repeat protein, which translates into the protein MKYELKQQGLALLELLLEIEQQWIDAGQIQQARECWLAMAPASAEKMPTMNALARHVENFYQDAFFTPPIKPLLIEEMHQPTLLSYAISQREADPLVLVLLLLCWLQQAGFESDIVRYKGEYLVQVHLSKSEKVWVDPHTGAWQCLLSPENGLALSITQELATQTVDFSAFCAGLWQLQKQLLLALGKREQAMAVVQHLLDQKPGDPYLHRERGLLSELLDHWSLAISDYQYFVDQKPDDPSNDHMKQQIRQLSSYPQWLH
- a CDS encoding DUF1801 domain-containing protein produces the protein MTPDIRAKFSSYPLAAQKQLEEVRRLILAVAEENALGAVEESQKWGQVSYLVKGGSSIRIDWKPKDPDVIKVYFHCQTSLVETFREIYRQEFDYEGNRAIVLPLTAEVNGGPLKHCLQLALKYHSLKHLSLRGV
- a CDS encoding response regulator, coding for MANDFLFAEEPEEVVQISRGSWKVLIVDDEPEVHAVTKLALSDFSFQGKHLEFISAYSGREAKEMLAKHTDAAIVLLDVVMETDDAGLLVARYIREDLHNHYVRIILRTGQPGQAPERQVIVNYDINDYKSKTELTAQKLFTVVMSSLRSYRDILAIDHSRQGLEKIITASADLFSAHSMEQFIDGVLQQLTSILGCNDNALLVTSSLVAGNINEDADPERLVVFAGLGQFEKQEGKHISDVLEPALLDAFHQALNSRSIVYRDNYLVAYCTSKFTSGSLLYVSGLPNQITDTQKRLIELFSQNVQIAYENVQLQSEIEDTQREIVYRLSEAVEHRSIETGNHVKRVAFICYDLAKAYGLPEEEAEKLMFASPLHDVGKVGIPDGILNKPMKLHGQEWEVMKTHASIGYEILKNSKRTIIQAGAVIAQDHHEKWDGSGYPSGKKGEEIHIYGRIAALADVYDALRHRRCYKSAWTLEQVLEKISSESGKHFDPKLVEIFKTRVDKLEAILQKYPDEE